A region of the Labrys wisconsinensis genome:
GAAGGCCGAGGCGGCGCTCGACGCCATCCTCGCGGCCGTCGCGGCAGCCTGACGCCATGGCCAAGCCGCAGCAGCCTGTTCCCAACTGGATGAAGCCGCTCTGGGTGCGGCTGGCCTTCGTGATCGCGCCAGCCGCCTGGGCGGCGATGGAGGCCCTCAACGGGCAGACCATGTGGGCCGCGATGTTCGGCGCCGCCGCGCTCTGGGGCCTGTGGACGCTGGTGGTGAAGTTCGAGCCGGACGACACGTCGAAGGACGGCACTCCGGAGGCCTGAGCGCCGGCCGCGGACGGGATTGCCGGGCCGACAATCGTCCATCCCGGTCGGCATGCGCCGCCGCGGCGGCGCATGCTCGCGTGGGGCGGGCGCCGGCGGCGCCCGCGACGGGCCTCAGCCCATGGCCACCTTGAGGTTCTCGTCGATCTTGTCGAGGAAGCCGGTGGTCGAGAGCCATTTCTGCTCCGGGCCGACCAGCAGGGCGAGGTCCTTGGTCATGAAGCCGTTCTCCACCGTGCTGACGCAGATCGTCTCCAGCGTCGAGGCGAAGCGGGCGAGATCGGCATTGCCGTCGAGCTTGGCGCGATGGGCGAGGCCGCGGGTCCAGGCGAAGATCGAGGCGATGGAGTTGGTCGAGGTCTCCTTGCCCTTCTGATGCTCGCGGTAATGGCGCGTCACCGTGCCGTGGGCGGCTTCCGCCTCCACCGTCTTGCCGTCGGGGGTCAGCAGCACCGAGGTCATCAGGCCGAGCGAGCCGAAGCCCTGGGCGACGATGTCGGACTGCACGTCGCCGTCATAGTTCTTGCAGGCCCAGATATAGCCGCCCGACCATTTCAGGGCCGAGGCCACCATGTCGTCGATCAGGCGGTGCTCGTAGGTGAGCTTGCGCTTGTCATATTCGGCCTTGAACTCGGCCTCGAAGATCTCGGCGAAGATGTCCTTGAAGCGCCCGTCATAGACCTTGAGGATGGTGTTCTTGGTCGACAGATACACCGGATAATTGCGCTGCAGGCCGTAGTTGAACGAGGCCCGGGCGAAATCCTTGATCGACTCGTCGAGGTTGTACATGGCGAGCGCCACGCCGGCGCCCGGCGACTTGAACACTTCCTTCTCGATCACCTGCCCGTCCTCGCCGACGAACTTGATGGTCAGCGTGCCCTTGCCGGGCATGCGGAAGTCGGTGGCGCGGTACTGGTCGCCGAAGGCGTGGCGCCCGACGACGATCGGCTGCGTCCAGCCCGGCACCAGGCGCGGCACGTTCTTGCAGATGATCGGCTCGCGGAAGATCACGCCGCCGAGGATGTTGCGGATGGTGCCGTTGGGCGATTTCCACATCTCCTTCAGCGAGAACTCCTTCACCCGCGCCTCGTCGGGGGTGATGGTGGCGCATTTCACCGCCACGCCGCAGCGCTTGGTCGCCTCGGCGGCCTCGACCGTGACCTTGTCGCCGGTGCGGTCGCGATTCTCGATGCCGAGGTCGTAATAGTCGAGGTCGATATCGAGATAGGGGAAGATCAGCTTGTCCTTGATCTGCTGCCAGATGATCCGGGTCATCTCGTCGCCGTCCATGTCGACGACCGGATTGGCCACCTTGATCTTCGCCATCGTGCTCGCGCCTCGCGTCCTTAAGGGGATACGCGGGCTATAGCACCGCCTCGGCGGAGGGAAAAGCGATTGGCGGCGGCTCAGCCGCAGACCTGGCGGGCGCGGTAGACATAGGCTCCCTCGTCCTGGTCCCAGACCTGTTCGATGATGATGCGGCAGGGCGTGGAGGAGGCGTAGCCGTAGGAGGGCAGGAAGCGGCGGGCGCCGCAATCCTCCTCTTGCCGCGCTTCGGCGGCGGTCGCGGCCAGGACGCCGGCGGCGAGGGCGAGAACGAGAGCCGTGATACGCATGACGCTGATCCGCGAAGGTCTGCAGTTGGGATGAGGTGACACTGCACCGGCCGATCCTGTACGACCGTGCCGAATGTCACAGGGAGTTCATGAGGCCGATGCCGCCCGTGGTGATTCTCGTCCGTCCGCAGCTCGCCGAGAATATCGGCATGTGCGCGCGCGCCATGTTGAATTTCGGCCTGACCGAGATGCGCCTCGTCGCCCCGCGCGACGGCTGGCCGAAGAAGGGCGCACGCCAGGCCTCTTCCGGCGCGGCCTCGGTGCTCGACGGAGCCACGCTGTTCGAGACGGTGCAGGAGGCGATCGCCGATCTCAACCGGGTCTACGCCACCACGGCGCGCGAGCGCGGCCAGACGAAGCCGTTCTTCGCCGCCGACGAGGCGGCGGCCGAGATGCGCACCTTGACGGAGGGCGGCTCGCGGGTGGGCGTGCTGTTCGGACCGGAGCGCATGGGCCTGTCCAACGACGATGTCGGCCTCGCCGACGCCGTCATCTCCTTCCCGGTCAATCCCGAATTCTCCTCGATCAACCTGGCGCAGTCGGTGCTGCTGGTCGGCTATGAATGGTGGAAGCTGGTCTCGGGCGGACGGGCGCCCATCGCGCCGACGCGCGTCTCGCCGCCGGCCGAGCGGCGCCACCTCCTCTCCTTCTTCGACTATCTCGAGCGCGAGCTCGACGCCACCGGCTTCCTGACCCCGGCGGAGAAGCGGCCGCTGATGGTGCGCAACCTGCGCAACATCTGGCATCGCCTGGCGATGACCGAGCAGGACGTGCAGACCATGCGCGGCGTCGTCGCGGCGCTGGTGACCGGCCGGCGCGGCGGCCGCTCGGGTCGCGAAAGGCAGGATCCGGAGCCTCGCGACGAATCGTCCGAGGGCTCGCCGGACTGAAAGCCGCCGGTGCGGGCGGCGCCGAAGCGCGGGCGCTTTTTGCAGACCTGGCAACGCTTCGTTCACCCTCTTGGCGTTGAATGGCGCCGAGCCCGATTGGGTACTGCGTACGGGCGCAAGTTTCATGCGGCGATGGGTCCAGACGGTTTCGGGGTGGTGGGGAAGGGACGCCCGCGGGGTCGACCTGCTGGCGGGAAGGGGCTATGCAGCGGCAGTGATGTCCGACCGCGCTCCCACCGTCCTCGTCTTCGATTCGGGCCTTGGCGGCCTGACCGTGTTCTCCGAGCTCCGGACGGCACTGGCCGGAGCCCGCTTCGTCTACGCCGCGGATGACGCCGCCTTCCCCTATGGCGGGCTGCCGGAGGAACGGCTGACGGAGCGGGTCGTCGCGGTGATCGACCGCCTGATCGACCTGCACCACCCCGACATCGTGGTGATCGCCTGCAACACCGCCTCGACCCTGGTGCTGCCGGCGCTGCGCCAGCGCTTCGCCATTCCCTTCGTCGGCACCGTGCCGGCGATCAAGCCGGCCGCGGCGCTGACGCTGAGCGGCCGGGTCGCCGTGCTGGGGACCCCGGGCACGGTGCAGCGCGACTATACCCGCGCCCTGATCGACACCTACGCCGCCGAGGTCGTGGTGACGCTGGTCGGCGCGACCGGGCTGGCCAAGCTGGCCGAAGCCCGCCTCAAGGGCGAGAGCATCGCCGACGAAGCCGTGCTCGCCGAGATCGCGCCCTGCTTCGTCGACCGTGACGGCCGCCGCACCGACGTCGTCACCCTGGCCTGCACCCATTATCCCTTGTTGCTGGACGTGTTCCATCGCGTGGCGCCCTGGCCGGTCACCTGGCTCGATCCGGCGCCGGCCATCGCCCGGCGCACGGCCGACCTGATCGGCCCGTGCCGGCCCGGCGAGCCCGGCGAGGCCCTGGCGGTCTTCACCAGCGGCTCCGGCGTGACCGAGGACCTGCGCACGGCGCTCGGCGGGCTCGGCCTGTCGCGGCTGGTCGTCGAAGCCATGCCGCTGGCGCTGCATTGACGCCGTTCCGGCGCGGCACCGGGCATGGCGGCCCCGCCGCTTGATGACGACGGCTCCTCGACTCATATGGATGGAAAGACAGGTGCGGCTCGCCGTGCCGCGACTGCCACCGGCAGAAGCCCGGCTGCGGCGCGCGGAGCCTTAAAGCTGGAGGCTGCCATGGGCGATGCCGTCACGCCGCCGGCCGTCGACGTGGTCATTGCCGGGGCCGGCCCCACGGGGCTGATGGCGGCGGCTCTGCTGGCCCGCTGCGGTCTGACGCTGCGCATCCTCGACAAGGCTGCCGGGCAGGCGCAGGAATCGCGGGCCTTCGGCGTGCAGGCCCGGTCGATGGAGCTCTTCCTGTCCGTCGGGCTCGCCGATGCCTTCCTCGAGCGCGGCCTGATCGCGTCGGGCGCGCAGATCTTCGTCGACGGCAGGCTCGCGGCGCAGCTCGACTTCGACGATATCGGCCGGGCCGACACGCCGTACCCGTTCCTGACCATGGTGCCGCAATGGGATGTCGAAGCGATTCTCGTGGAGGATCTGGCGCGGCTGGGGATCGCGGTCGAGCATCGCACCGAGGTGACGGGCTTCAGCCAGTCCGATGAAGCGGTCGCGGTCCGGGCGACCGGTCCGGACGGCGGGGCCTTCACCGTCGAGGCCCGCTATCTCGTCGGCGCCGACGGCGCCCATTCGCTGGTGCGCAAGGCTCTGGGCGCCGATTTCCAGGGCGCGGCCTATCCGCAGGGCTTCCTGCTGGCGGACTGCAAGGTGGAATGGCCCCTCGACTACGATCACTTCAAGGCCTTCCTGCACGAGCGCAACTTCGCGCTCTACCTGCCGCTGCGCGGCGAAAGCTTCTGCCGCATCATCGCGATCGTGCCGGCCGAATCCGACCCGGCGGCGGCCGGCGACCCGCAGGGCATCGCTCCGGCGACCCTGCAGGAGGTCGAGACGGCGTTCCGGGCCGCGGCCGGCGTCGACGTCCGGCTCAGCGAGCCGAAATGGGTGTCGCGCTACCGCGTGCATCACCGCGGCGCCAGCACCTATGGCCGGGGCCGCGTCTTCATCGCCGGCGATGCCGCCCATATCCACAGCCCG
Encoded here:
- a CDS encoding NADP-dependent isocitrate dehydrogenase — protein: MAKIKVANPVVDMDGDEMTRIIWQQIKDKLIFPYLDIDLDYYDLGIENRDRTGDKVTVEAAEATKRCGVAVKCATITPDEARVKEFSLKEMWKSPNGTIRNILGGVIFREPIICKNVPRLVPGWTQPIVVGRHAFGDQYRATDFRMPGKGTLTIKFVGEDGQVIEKEVFKSPGAGVALAMYNLDESIKDFARASFNYGLQRNYPVYLSTKNTILKVYDGRFKDIFAEIFEAEFKAEYDKRKLTYEHRLIDDMVASALKWSGGYIWACKNYDGDVQSDIVAQGFGSLGLMTSVLLTPDGKTVEAEAAHGTVTRHYREHQKGKETSTNSIASIFAWTRGLAHRAKLDGNADLARFASTLETICVSTVENGFMTKDLALLVGPEQKWLSTTGFLDKIDENLKVAMG
- a CDS encoding RNA methyltransferase; its protein translation is MPPVVILVRPQLAENIGMCARAMLNFGLTEMRLVAPRDGWPKKGARQASSGAASVLDGATLFETVQEAIADLNRVYATTARERGQTKPFFAADEAAAEMRTLTEGGSRVGVLFGPERMGLSNDDVGLADAVISFPVNPEFSSINLAQSVLLVGYEWWKLVSGGRAPIAPTRVSPPAERRHLLSFFDYLERELDATGFLTPAEKRPLMVRNLRNIWHRLAMTEQDVQTMRGVVAALVTGRRGGRSGRERQDPEPRDESSEGSPD
- the murI gene encoding glutamate racemase produces the protein MSDRAPTVLVFDSGLGGLTVFSELRTALAGARFVYAADDAAFPYGGLPEERLTERVVAVIDRLIDLHHPDIVVIACNTASTLVLPALRQRFAIPFVGTVPAIKPAAALTLSGRVAVLGTPGTVQRDYTRALIDTYAAEVVVTLVGATGLAKLAEARLKGESIADEAVLAEIAPCFVDRDGRRTDVVTLACTHYPLLLDVFHRVAPWPVTWLDPAPAIARRTADLIGPCRPGEPGEALAVFTSGSGVTEDLRTALGGLGLSRLVVEAMPLALH
- a CDS encoding FAD-dependent monooxygenase, with protein sequence MGDAVTPPAVDVVIAGAGPTGLMAAALLARCGLTLRILDKAAGQAQESRAFGVQARSMELFLSVGLADAFLERGLIASGAQIFVDGRLAAQLDFDDIGRADTPYPFLTMVPQWDVEAILVEDLARLGIAVEHRTEVTGFSQSDEAVAVRATGPDGGAFTVEARYLVGADGAHSLVRKALGADFQGAAYPQGFLLADCKVEWPLDYDHFKAFLHERNFALYLPLRGESFCRIIAIVPAESDPAAAGDPQGIAPATLQEVETAFRAAAGVDVRLSEPKWVSRYRVHHRGASTYGRGRVFIAGDAAHIHSPAGAQGMNTGLQDAANLAWKIAAVARGQAPAALLATYHAERWPVGQKVLEVTDRLFAGVSSQAGWATALRNRLLPLVAGTVFRSGALRARAFHFISQLGIRYHAGEFVADDISAGAPKAWRDGLRAGCRAPNAALGWQRDVFGLIGGYRFHLLALSHQALDAPAIDALCAAIGLAKAAAPFAMEVHLMARSLVGRDPRMVRAESGEVFGTYGLGDGVSQALFLVRPDGYIAYRADGMNFDGLAAFLRRMAPSPI